In one Brassica oleracea var. oleracea cultivar TO1000 chromosome C9, BOL, whole genome shotgun sequence genomic region, the following are encoded:
- the LOC106317780 gene encoding LOW QUALITY PROTEIN: cytochrome c-2-like (The sequence of the model RefSeq protein was modified relative to this genomic sequence to represent the inferred CDS: deleted 1 base in 1 codon), producing MASFDEAPPGNPKAGEKIFRTKCAQCHTVDKGAGHKQGPNLNGLFGRQSGTTPGYSYSAANKNMAVMWEEKTLYDYLLNPKKYIPGTKMVFPGLKKPQDRADLIAYLKEGTAYTDARL from the exons ATGGCGTCGTTCGATGAAGCACCTCCCGGAAACCCAAAGGCCGGAGAGAAGATATTCAGAACCAAGTGTGCGCAGTGCCACACCGTCGATAAAGGTGCCGGTCACAAACAAG GACCAAACTTGAACGGATTGTTTGGGAGGCAA TCAGGAACAACGCCAGGGTATTCCTACTCTGCTGCTAACAAAAACATGGCCGTCATGTGGGAGGAGAAGACTCTCTACGATTACCTCTTGAACCCCAAGAAG TACATACCTGGGACGAAAATGGTGTTTCCTGGATTGAAAAAGCCACAAGATCGTGCCGACCTCATTGCTTATTTGAAGGAAGGTACTGCATACACAGACGCTCGGTTATAA
- the LOC106316395 gene encoding probable serine/threonine-protein kinase At1g09600 has product MGCIFSKRNTEEEEEEVNVKPQETSSVQLIAPTTSQKDDFSHKSVNGSSSHKASGRGSGLIVPIDDSDGKTVIVERPTRSHRRCSTADVGTGGGFQLFQQPPSNVISSSPESELTAAGWPSWLTSVAGEAIKGWVPRPAESFEKLEKIGQGTYSTVYRARDLETGKMVAMKKVRFVNMDPESVRFMAREINILRKLDHPNVMKLECLVTSKLSGSLYLVFEYMEHDLSGLALRPGVKFTEPQIKCYMKQLLSGLEHCHSRGILHRDIKGSNLLVNNDGVLKIGDFGLASFYHPDQDEPLTSRVVTLWYRAPELLLGATEYGAGIDLWSVGCILTELFLGKPIMPGRTEVEQMHKIFKLCGSPSDDYWLKTKLPLATSFKPQQPYKRVLLETFKSLPSSALALVDKLLSLEPEKRGSTSSTLNSKFFTTEPLPCDVSILPKYPPSKELDAKVRDEEARRKRAQTVKGREAELVRKASRDFNPEEASRTGSRGETGRGDRDKGFSHTNSMIHPSITATWSKNESSRHNVVELKATRSSNVPVTARYLSPSYKDDAAIEPTTTYRRKKNRMHCSGPLMPPGGNIEDILKEHERQIQEAVRKSRLEKSATKKNHKTGS; this is encoded by the exons ATGGGTTGCATCTTCTCAAAAAGAAATACAGAAGAAGAAGAAGAAGAAGTTAATGTTAAACCTCAAGAAACATCCTCAGTTCAATTGATTGCGCCTACAACCTCCCAGAAAGATGACTTTTCACATAAATCCGTGAACGGAAGCTCATCGCATAAAGCATCTGGTCGGGGCAGCGGATTGATTGTTCCTATAGACGATAGTGATGGTAAAACGGTGATTGTGGAGAGACCCACGAGGTCCCACCGGAGATGTTCAACAGCAGATGTTGGAACAGGTGGAGGATTTCAATTGTTTCAGCAGCCCCCGAGTAATGTTATCTCAAGTAGCCCCGAGTCTGAGCTCACTGCAGCTGGATGGCCTTCTTGGTTAACCTCTGTTGCAGGTGAAGCCATCAAGGGTTGGGTTCCTCGTCCGGCCGAATCCTTTGAGAAGTTGGAAAAA ATTGGACAAGGGACTTATAGTACCGTGTACAGAGCTCGTGATCTTGAGACCGGTAAAATGGTAGCCATGAAGAAGGTTAGATTCGTAAATATGGATCCTGAGAGTGTGAGATTCATGGCTAGGGAAATCAACATCTTGCGGAAACTTGACCATCCAAACGTTATGAAGCTCGAGTGTCTTGTGACCTCAAAACTCTCTGGAAGCTTGTACCTTGTGTTCGAGTACATGGAGCATGATCTTTCTGGTCTCGCTCTTAGACCCGGTGTCAAATTCACAGAACCTCAG ATCAAATGTTACATGAAACAGCTGCTTAGCGGTCTTGAACATTGCCACAGCCGAGGAATCCTCCACCGCGACATTAAGGGTTCAAATCTCTTGGTGAACAATGATGGAGTCCTCAAGATTGGAGATTTTGGTCTGGCGAGTTTCTATCATCCAGATCAAGATGAACCCCTGACGAGCCGTGTAGTCACCTTGTGGTACAGGGCCCCTGAGCTTCTTCTTGGAGCTACAGAGTATGGAGCCGGCATAGATTTGTGGAGTGTTGGTTGCATTCTAACAGAACTTTTCTTAGGGAAACCAATCATGCCCGGAAGAACAGAG GTGGAGCAAATGCATAAGATCTTCAAGTTGTGTGGTTCACCATCCGATGATTACTGGCTGAAGACAAAGCTACCACTTGCGACAAGTTTCAAACCACAACAACCTTACAAACGTGTCCTTCTGGAGACGTTCAAGAGTTTGCCATCTTCTGCTCTAGCTCTTGTTGACAAGCTTCTATCCTTAGAACCAGAGAAGCGAGGCTCAACTTCATCAACGCTAAACAGCAAG TTCTTCACAACCGAACCACTCCCTTGCGACGTATCAATTTTGCCCAAGTATCCTCCAAGCAAGGAACTTGATGCAAAGGTCCGTGATGAAGAAGCAAGAAG GAAACGTGCCCAAACTGTGAAGGGACGTGAAGCTGAATTGGTGAGAAAAGCTTCGAGAGATTTTAATCCTGAGGAAGCCAGTAGAACAGGGTCGAGAGGAGAGACGGGAAGAGGCGATAGAGATAAAGGATTTTCTCATACCAATTCAATGATTCACCCAAGTATAACAGCAACATGGAGTAAAAACGAAAGCTCTAGGCACAATGTAGTAGAGCTGAAAGCTACCCGATCTAGCAATGTGCCAGTCACAGCAAGATACTTGTCTCCTTCATATAAAGATGATGCAGCCATTGAACCCACGACG ACATACAGACGCAAGAAGAACAGAATGCACTGTTCTGGTCCATTGATGCCTCCAGGTGGAAACATTGAGGACATTCTGAAAGAGCATGAGAGGCAAATCCAAGAGGCTGTAAGGAAATCGCGGCTTGAGAAATCTGCAACAAAGAAAAATCACAAAACAGGTTCATAA